One segment of Niabella beijingensis DNA contains the following:
- a CDS encoding PH domain-containing protein — MEFSASYDKTTKLITALIGVLMLAIMAFIWTGLKTAGSMLPVLFMVLAVVFSLFLPYGLSVKKYRIDGEALIICRPFGEKQFPLATLAAATIIGPEQLRWSWRVFGSGGLFGYFGTFRNKQLGTMTWYLTRRDRLVLVTTVKNRKLVLSPDDPERFIKTYQQLKGGFI, encoded by the coding sequence ATGGAATTCAGCGCATCATACGACAAAACCACAAAGCTTATCACCGCACTTATTGGGGTGCTGATGCTGGCGATAATGGCATTCATATGGACCGGCCTGAAAACCGCCGGCAGCATGCTTCCCGTTTTATTCATGGTTCTTGCGGTTGTTTTCTCGCTGTTTCTTCCCTATGGGTTGTCTGTAAAAAAATACCGGATCGACGGCGAGGCCCTGATCATCTGCCGGCCCTTTGGCGAAAAACAATTCCCGCTTGCAACGCTTGCTGCTGCAACCATTATCGGTCCGGAACAGCTGCGCTGGTCGTGGCGGGTATTCGGAAGCGGAGGGCTGTTTGGGTATTTTGGCACTTTCCGTAATAAACAGCTGGGCACCATGACCTGGTACCTTACCCGGCGCGATCGCCTTGTTCTGGTAACCACCGTAAAAAACCGGAAACTGGTTTTAAGTCCGGATGATCCGGAAAGATTTATAAAAACCTATCAGCAATTGAAAGGAGGGTTTATCTGA
- a CDS encoding SRPBCC family protein, translating to MESTSITVAATINMPVEKVWEYWTEPEHIKKWNSASDDWHTPRAENDLWTGGSFSSRMEARDGSMGFDFGGVYDEVKVNERIAYTMGDGRKVEVLFSGKGNSTAVTETFDAETTNPVEMQQAGWQAILDNFKQYTEAS from the coding sequence ATGGAATCAACAAGCATAACAGTGGCCGCAACGATCAATATGCCGGTGGAAAAAGTATGGGAATACTGGACGGAACCGGAGCATATCAAAAAATGGAACAGTGCTTCCGACGACTGGCATACACCGCGTGCCGAAAATGACCTGTGGACAGGCGGCAGTTTCTCCTCCCGGATGGAAGCCCGTGACGGCAGCATGGGATTTGATTTTGGCGGTGTATATGATGAGGTGAAAGTCAATGAACGGATCGCCTATACCATGGGCGACGGCCGCAAGGTAGAAGTTCTCTTTTCCGGCAAGGGCAACAGTACCGCTGTTACCGAAACATTCGATGCAGAGACCACCAATCCGGTGGAAATGCAACAGGCAGGATGGCAGGCGATCCTGGATAACTTCAAACAGTATACAGAGGCCAGCTAG
- the lpxD gene encoding UDP-3-O-(3-hydroxymyristoyl)glucosamine N-acyltransferase, which produces MTFTAAQIAALINGRVEGDPEVAVGNFGKIEEAREGQLSFLANPKYEEYLYETKASIIIVNETLELKKQVAATLIRVADAYSAFAALLGKYQEIVQQQLKGIQEPAYISKTARYGADVFIGAFAYLGENVTIGDRTKIHPNSYIGDNVTIGNDSIIHAGVKVLHNCVIGNQVTVHAGTVIGSDGFGFAPQADGTFAKVPQIGNVVIEDQVEIGANATIDRATIGSTIIRSGAKLDNLIQIAHNVEIGNSTVVAAQAGISGSTKVGKGVMIGGQVGIVGHLHIGDGAKINAQSGVSKNIEPGKAVTGSPAYDYTSALRSQALNRRLPDLEKRMKELEEALARLKNES; this is translated from the coding sequence ATGACATTTACTGCTGCGCAGATTGCTGCATTGATCAATGGCCGTGTGGAAGGAGACCCGGAAGTGGCCGTTGGCAACTTTGGAAAAATAGAAGAAGCCCGGGAGGGCCAGCTGAGTTTTCTGGCAAACCCCAAATATGAAGAATACTTGTACGAAACCAAGGCCTCCATCATTATCGTTAATGAGACGCTGGAGCTGAAAAAACAGGTGGCTGCCACCCTGATCCGTGTAGCGGATGCCTATTCAGCCTTTGCGGCATTGCTTGGGAAATACCAAGAAATTGTACAGCAGCAATTAAAAGGTATACAGGAACCCGCCTATATTTCAAAGACCGCCCGCTATGGTGCTGATGTTTTTATAGGGGCTTTTGCCTACCTGGGCGAAAATGTGACCATTGGTGACCGTACAAAGATCCATCCCAATTCCTATATCGGGGATAATGTTACTATCGGGAATGATTCCATTATCCATGCAGGGGTTAAGGTGCTGCACAATTGTGTTATCGGCAACCAGGTTACGGTACATGCCGGAACAGTTATCGGCAGCGACGGCTTCGGGTTTGCGCCGCAGGCGGATGGTACTTTTGCAAAAGTGCCGCAGATCGGCAATGTAGTGATCGAAGACCAGGTAGAGATCGGGGCAAATGCCACGATCGACCGGGCTACCATCGGCTCCACCATCATCCGGTCCGGTGCCAAACTGGACAACCTGATCCAGATCGCCCACAATGTAGAGATCGGGAACAGCACGGTGGTGGCGGCACAGGCGGGGATCAGCGGCAGCACCAAGGTGGGCAAAGGGGTAATGATCGGCGGTCAGGTGGGCATCGTAGGCCACCTGCACATTGGCGACGGAGCCAAGATCAACGCGCAAAGCGGTGTAAGTAAAAATATCGAACCCGGTAAAGCGGTGACCGGCTCACCGGCCTATGACTATACATCTGCGCTGAGGAGCCAGGCACTGAACCGCAGGCTTCCGGACCTTGAAAAACGGATGAAAGAGCTGGAGGAAGCGCTTGCCCGTCTGAAAAATGAAAGCTGA
- the cobA gene encoding uroporphyrinogen-III C-methyltransferase, translating to MAKLILVGAGPGDPELITLKAIKALEKADVILYDALANETLLDHAQPAAVRRFVGKRFGCHALSQQAINDLITEYGQQYEYIVRLKGGDPFVFGRAQEEIDAAVAAGMEVAVIPGISSAFAVPASEMLPLTCRGINESFWVITGTTRSGAVSDDIALAARSTATVVLLMAMSKLETIMDIFIEAGKGETAAAIIQNGTRPDARMVTGKVKDIAFRAQHRGLGNPAVIIIGDVVNLNRALADPAVTGSGAAMAMRNAV from the coding sequence ATGGCGAAATTAATCCTTGTGGGAGCCGGACCCGGTGATCCGGAGCTGATCACCCTGAAAGCAATAAAAGCGCTGGAAAAAGCAGACGTAATATTATATGATGCCCTGGCAAATGAAACATTACTGGATCATGCGCAACCGGCAGCTGTCCGGCGGTTTGTGGGCAAGCGTTTCGGCTGTCATGCCTTAAGCCAGCAGGCGATCAATGACCTGATAACGGAATATGGACAGCAATATGAGTATATCGTGCGGCTAAAGGGAGGTGATCCTTTTGTGTTCGGACGGGCACAGGAAGAGATCGACGCCGCCGTGGCCGCCGGAATGGAGGTAGCAGTAATTCCCGGAATTTCCAGTGCCTTTGCTGTTCCGGCATCGGAAATGCTGCCGCTGACATGCCGGGGGATCAACGAAAGTTTCTGGGTGATCACCGGTACCACACGATCTGGTGCGGTATCGGACGATATTGCACTGGCTGCGCGTTCAACGGCAACCGTGGTATTACTGATGGCGATGAGTAAGCTGGAAACGATCATGGATATCTTTATCGAGGCCGGAAAAGGAGAGACCGCTGCTGCCATTATTCAGAACGGTACACGGCCTGACGCCCGGATGGTGACGGGTAAAGTAAAAGACATTGCATTCCGTGCGCAACACCGCGGACTGGGCAACCCGGCGGTCATCATTATCGGCGACGTGGTGAACCTGAACCGTGCACTGGCAGATCCTGCGGTTACCGGTAGCGGGGCTGCGATGGCAATGAGGAACGCTGTATAA
- a CDS encoding HD domain-containing protein produces the protein MANVRKIINDPVYGFITIDHPLLLAIISHPFYQRLRSIHQMAFAHLVYPGAVHTRLLHSLGAYHLMCTALQELKGKGVVITPEEELGAKIAILLHDIGHGPFSHALEHELIPGVHHEKLSLAIMQELNQQFNNQLETALAIFTDTHPKRFLHQLVSGQLDVDRMDYLNRDSFFTGVAEGVIGYDRILKMLAVHEGNLVVEEKAIYSIEKFLLSRRLMYWQVYLHKTVVAAEKMLVMIIRRAKELIARGVPITAATESLEHFLHHGAANAEDRDRLLLDFCSMDDHDMAATIKNWSRHPDKVLSYLCQALVERRIMQIRLQAQPFDEAFLLQTRREMAAKMEVSEEEAAYFVFWGEASNSLYNPKNEAITILYKEGSLKDISEVDNALINVKTTMPVKKYYICSFRIH, from the coding sequence ATGGCAAACGTTCGCAAAATCATCAACGATCCGGTTTACGGGTTTATAACCATTGATCACCCGCTGTTACTGGCCATCATTTCTCATCCTTTTTATCAGCGTTTACGTAGCATTCATCAGATGGCATTTGCCCACCTGGTGTACCCGGGCGCGGTTCATACCCGGTTGCTACACTCTCTAGGCGCCTACCACCTGATGTGTACCGCGCTTCAGGAACTAAAAGGAAAAGGGGTTGTCATTACCCCGGAGGAAGAGCTGGGCGCAAAGATCGCGATACTGCTGCACGATATCGGCCACGGGCCTTTTTCCCATGCGCTGGAGCATGAGCTGATCCCGGGCGTCCATCACGAAAAGCTATCTCTTGCCATTATGCAGGAGCTCAATCAGCAGTTTAACAATCAATTAGAAACTGCTTTGGCTATTTTTACAGACACGCACCCCAAGCGGTTCCTGCACCAGCTGGTTTCGGGGCAGCTGGATGTGGACCGGATGGATTACCTGAACCGGGATAGCTTTTTTACGGGTGTGGCGGAAGGTGTCATCGGCTACGACCGCATTCTGAAGATGCTGGCCGTGCACGAAGGAAACCTGGTGGTAGAGGAAAAAGCGATCTATTCCATCGAAAAGTTCTTGTTGAGCAGAAGGCTGATGTACTGGCAGGTGTACCTGCATAAAACGGTAGTGGCTGCAGAAAAAATGCTGGTAATGATCATCCGAAGGGCAAAGGAGCTGATCGCCCGTGGGGTACCGATAACGGCGGCCACAGAGTCGCTGGAGCATTTTTTACATCATGGTGCCGCCAATGCGGAGGACCGGGACCGTCTCCTGCTTGATTTTTGCAGTATGGACGATCATGATATGGCCGCCACTATCAAGAACTGGAGCCGGCATCCGGATAAAGTGCTGTCCTACCTGTGCCAGGCCCTGGTGGAACGCAGGATCATGCAGATCCGCCTGCAGGCGCAGCCCTTTGATGAAGCGTTCCTGCTGCAGACCCGGAGGGAGATGGCTGCTAAAATGGAGGTAAGCGAAGAAGAAGCCGCCTATTTCGTTTTTTGGGGAGAAGCCAGCAACAGTTTGTACAATCCTAAGAACGAAGCCATTACGATCCTTTATAAAGAGGGAAGTTTAAAGGATATTTCAGAGGTGGACAATGCGCTGATCAACGTAAAAACAACGATGCCTGTTAAAAAATATTACATTTGTTCCTTTAGGATTCATTAA
- a CDS encoding bifunctional UDP-3-O-[3-hydroxymyristoyl] N-acetylglucosamine deacetylase/3-hydroxyacyl-ACP dehydratase, with product MDNQFNPDKQHTLKQSVSISGTGLHTGVLADLTLKPANAGFGIQFQRVDLPNKPIIKADCDLVTDTSRGTTLEANGAKVSTVEHLLAALVGMGVDNVLLEINGPEIPIKDGSAMAFIDIIEEAGVEEQDAAKLWYSIDENLYLTDEEKRVEMVIMPAREYQITTLIDFNSPVLGTQHAELKTMRNFKEKISSSRTFCFLHELEMLLQHNLIKGGDVNNAIVVVDKPIGDEELSRLKKIFNKDDIEVKSEGYLNNLELRFPNEPARHKLLDIVGDLALIGYPVKGRVIANRPGHSSNVQFARLIKKHIKANKHLKGVPHYDPAVPPVYDLQYIEKTLPHRFPFLLVDKIIELTDERIVGVKNVTFNEWFFQGHFPQNPVMPGVLQIEALAQCGGILAINLAGEGQYDTYFLKIDNCKFKQMVRPGDTMILKMELTAPIRRGICEMRGTVYVGGKVATEADLVAQIVKR from the coding sequence ATGGATAATCAGTTCAACCCCGACAAACAACATACGCTGAAACAATCTGTTAGCATCAGCGGAACCGGCTTGCATACCGGTGTGCTGGCAGATCTTACACTGAAGCCGGCAAATGCGGGCTTTGGCATTCAGTTTCAACGGGTTGATCTGCCGAATAAACCCATTATTAAGGCGGATTGCGACCTGGTGACCGATACCAGCCGGGGTACGACCCTGGAGGCAAACGGTGCAAAAGTGAGCACTGTAGAACACCTGTTAGCCGCACTGGTAGGGATGGGGGTGGATAATGTGCTGCTCGAGATCAACGGGCCGGAGATCCCGATCAAGGACGGCAGCGCCATGGCATTTATCGATATTATTGAGGAAGCAGGGGTGGAAGAGCAGGACGCAGCCAAATTGTGGTATTCTATTGATGAAAACCTATACCTCACCGATGAGGAAAAACGTGTGGAAATGGTGATCATGCCAGCACGGGAATACCAGATCACCACACTGATCGATTTTAATTCACCGGTACTGGGCACCCAGCATGCGGAGTTAAAGACCATGCGGAATTTTAAAGAGAAGATCTCCAGTTCCCGTACTTTCTGCTTTTTGCATGAGCTGGAGATGCTGCTGCAGCACAACCTGATCAAAGGGGGGGATGTGAACAACGCGATCGTGGTGGTAGATAAACCGATAGGGGATGAAGAACTGAGCCGCCTGAAAAAAATATTCAACAAAGACGATATCGAAGTTAAAAGCGAAGGCTATTTAAATAACCTGGAACTGCGTTTTCCCAATGAGCCGGCCCGGCATAAGCTCCTGGACATCGTGGGTGACCTGGCGCTGATCGGGTACCCGGTAAAGGGAAGAGTGATCGCCAACCGCCCGGGACACAGTTCCAATGTGCAATTTGCCCGCCTGATCAAAAAACACATCAAGGCCAACAAACACCTGAAGGGAGTACCCCATTACGATCCCGCTGTACCTCCGGTGTACGATCTTCAGTATATCGAAAAAACATTACCCCATCGGTTTCCTTTTTTGCTGGTGGATAAGATCATTGAGCTGACCGACGAGCGCATTGTAGGGGTAAAGAATGTTACTTTCAATGAGTGGTTCTTCCAGGGACATTTTCCCCAGAACCCCGTAATGCCTGGTGTATTGCAGATAGAAGCCCTGGCACAGTGCGGCGGGATACTTGCGATCAACCTGGCTGGCGAGGGACAATACGATACCTATTTTCTGAAGATCGATAATTGTAAGTTTAAACAAATGGTACGGCCGGGCGATACCATGATCCTGAAAATGGAACTCACCGCTCCCATCCGCCGCGGTATCTGCGAAATGCGGGGTACCGTATACGTAGGCGGCAAAGTAGCTACTGAAGCAGACCTGGTGGCACAGATCGTAAAGCGTTAA
- a CDS encoding DUF2089 family protein, whose product MKLPVNCPSCENPLKVSQLKCETCLTEVTGNYELPFYLKLSREEQDFIMNFFLASGSIKEMARQADTSYPTMRNRMDDMIAKIKKMTGND is encoded by the coding sequence ATGAAACTTCCAGTTAATTGTCCAAGCTGCGAAAATCCATTAAAGGTCAGCCAGCTAAAATGTGAAACCTGTCTGACGGAAGTGACCGGTAATTATGAACTGCCGTTCTACCTGAAACTGAGTCGCGAGGAACAGGATTTTATCATGAACTTTTTCCTGGCCAGCGGCAGCATCAAGGAAATGGCCCGGCAGGCGGATACCAGCTACCCCACCATGCGGAACAGGATGGATGATATGATCGCAAAAATCAAAAAAATGACCGGCAATGACTAA
- a CDS encoding Crp/Fnr family transcriptional regulator has translation MKKAKEGTAVTDSFLYRMCMPEWWPALDVHCRIWKFKKGAVLFSAGEEVKGIYFVIDGVVKVHKRWEQEKDLIIRFAGPDDILGHRGLSTHSAVYPVGATAIASGTLCFLELAFFHKTLAVNQRLLYAFMLFFADELQLSEQRMQELAHVPVKKRVARAILEIHKKIGTVTDAGPAINISRQDLAAYTGATYETVYRFLLEFSEQGWIAATGRQLLLCNVPALQQLAT, from the coding sequence ATGAAGAAAGCAAAAGAAGGTACCGCTGTTACAGACAGCTTTTTGTATCGCATGTGTATGCCGGAATGGTGGCCGGCGCTGGATGTCCATTGCCGGATATGGAAGTTTAAAAAAGGGGCGGTTCTTTTTAGTGCCGGTGAAGAAGTGAAGGGTATTTATTTTGTGATAGACGGGGTTGTTAAAGTGCACAAACGCTGGGAGCAGGAAAAAGACCTTATCATCCGCTTTGCCGGTCCCGATGATATCCTGGGGCACCGGGGCCTCTCCACGCATTCAGCCGTGTACCCGGTTGGGGCAACCGCCATTGCGTCCGGCACTTTATGTTTTTTGGAACTGGCTTTTTTTCATAAGACCCTTGCGGTAAATCAACGGCTCCTGTATGCCTTCATGCTGTTTTTTGCAGATGAATTGCAGTTGTCCGAACAACGCATGCAGGAGCTGGCACATGTGCCAGTTAAAAAAAGAGTGGCAAGAGCGATCCTGGAAATTCATAAGAAAATAGGCACTGTAACGGATGCCGGTCCGGCGATAAACATCAGCCGGCAGGACCTGGCCGCTTATACCGGCGCTACCTACGAAACCGTGTACCGGTTCCTGCTGGAGTTTTCAGAACAGGGCTGGATTGCCGCAACCGGCAGACAGCTTCTGTTGTGCAATGTACCGGCCTTGCAGCAGCTGGCCACCTGA
- the nirB gene encoding nitrite reductase large subunit NirB yields MKIIVIGNGMVGQKFCEKLIARAPEDLELTVFGEETLPAYDRVHLSEYFAGKTVQDLCMKPMSWYTENNIDLHLGDPVIQVDRDGKTVTSFDGKQFSYDHLVFATGSAAFVPPISGVDKHGVFVYRTIEDLNLIWRHATVARSAVVIGGGLLGLEAAKAMLDLGITDTHVIEFAPRLMPRQIDEGGSHVLTGKLRELGITTHTQKNTAVILGNETITGLMFTDGSILSTDMLVISAGIKPRDELARKCGLALGHRGGIAVNDQMQTSDPFIFAIGECAVHEGAVYGLVAPGYEMAEVVAEQLTGGARDFKGFDMSTKLKLIGIDVASFGDPFIGGDEARSIIYHDDHKGIYKRINVSNDGSELLGGILVGDAETYNKLQQICSNRLAVPASPVDLIVTGGGSTPGAADFELPAEALICSCEGVKKQTIEDAVVQNSCESFDAVKKCTGAGSGCGGCTPMVKDIITATLKKQGKAVRNVICEHFAYSRQELYDLAKIKDLHSFDEVLDTLGTGDGCEVCRPAVSSILASLWNDLIIKKESATSQDTNDRFLANIQKGGTYSVVPRIPGGEITPEKLIVIGEVAKKYNLYTKITGGQRIDLFGAHLNDLPLIWEALIAAGFESGHAYGKALRTVKSCVGSTWCRFGLHDSVSFAVRVENRYKGLRAPHKIKSAVSGCIRECAEAQSKDFGIIATEKGWNLYVCGNGGSKPQHALLLAADIDSETCIRYIDRFLMFYIKTADPLTRTATWLNKMEGGIDYLRNVVVHDSLGIAAELEAQMQTLADHYECEWKKAVETPELRKRFTHFINAPETKDPTVAFETMRGQKKAAAW; encoded by the coding sequence ATGAAAATTATTGTCATTGGCAATGGCATGGTAGGCCAAAAATTCTGCGAGAAACTGATCGCCCGTGCGCCGGAAGATCTCGAACTGACCGTTTTCGGGGAAGAAACCCTGCCAGCCTACGATCGTGTACATCTGAGTGAATATTTTGCCGGCAAGACCGTGCAGGATCTGTGTATGAAGCCCATGAGCTGGTACACCGAAAATAACATCGACCTGCATCTCGGGGATCCAGTCATCCAGGTTGACCGCGACGGGAAAACAGTTACTTCCTTTGATGGAAAACAGTTCTCCTACGACCACCTGGTATTTGCAACGGGGTCTGCAGCTTTTGTACCGCCGATCTCCGGCGTGGATAAGCATGGTGTTTTTGTTTACCGTACCATTGAGGACCTGAACCTGATATGGCGGCATGCAACGGTGGCCAGGTCTGCCGTGGTTATCGGCGGCGGGCTGCTGGGCCTTGAAGCAGCCAAGGCTATGCTGGATCTGGGCATTACGGATACGCATGTGATCGAATTCGCTCCCCGCCTGATGCCCCGGCAGATCGATGAGGGCGGTTCCCACGTCCTTACCGGGAAACTCAGGGAATTAGGCATCACCACGCATACGCAAAAAAATACCGCCGTGATCCTTGGGAATGAAACCATCACCGGGCTGATGTTTACCGACGGCAGTATCCTCAGCACCGATATGCTGGTAATCTCTGCGGGTATCAAACCCCGCGACGAGCTGGCCCGCAAATGTGGCCTGGCACTGGGCCACCGGGGTGGTATTGCTGTTAATGACCAGATGCAAACCAGCGACCCCTTCATCTTTGCCATTGGCGAGTGCGCAGTACACGAAGGCGCTGTTTACGGGCTGGTGGCCCCGGGGTATGAAATGGCTGAGGTGGTGGCGGAGCAGCTCACCGGCGGCGCCAGAGACTTTAAAGGATTTGACATGAGCACCAAGCTGAAGCTGATCGGCATTGATGTGGCCAGCTTTGGTGATCCGTTTATCGGTGGTGATGAAGCCCGTTCCATTATTTACCACGACGATCATAAGGGCATTTATAAGCGCATCAATGTTTCCAATGACGGCAGCGAGCTGCTGGGAGGGATCCTGGTTGGCGATGCGGAAACCTATAATAAATTACAACAGATCTGCTCGAACAGACTGGCAGTGCCGGCTTCCCCTGTCGATCTTATTGTAACAGGAGGCGGATCCACCCCTGGTGCAGCTGATTTTGAGCTCCCCGCCGAGGCGCTGATCTGCAGTTGCGAGGGCGTAAAGAAGCAAACCATCGAAGACGCAGTTGTGCAGAACAGCTGCGAATCATTCGATGCTGTAAAGAAATGCACGGGTGCCGGATCCGGCTGCGGCGGATGCACACCGATGGTAAAAGACATCATCACAGCCACATTAAAAAAACAGGGTAAAGCGGTACGCAATGTGATCTGCGAACATTTTGCCTATTCCCGTCAGGAGCTCTACGACCTTGCAAAAATAAAGGACCTGCATTCTTTTGATGAAGTACTGGACACCCTGGGCACGGGCGATGGCTGTGAAGTATGCCGGCCCGCCGTCAGCTCCATACTGGCCAGTCTCTGGAACGACCTGATCATAAAAAAAGAAAGCGCTACCTCACAGGACACGAATGACCGGTTCCTGGCCAACATTCAAAAGGGAGGTACGTATTCGGTAGTGCCGCGGATCCCCGGTGGAGAGATCACACCGGAGAAACTCATCGTCATTGGCGAGGTTGCAAAAAAATACAACCTGTATACCAAGATCACGGGCGGACAGCGGATCGATCTTTTCGGGGCGCACCTCAATGACCTGCCCCTGATCTGGGAAGCACTTATCGCCGCAGGGTTTGAAAGCGGTCATGCATATGGAAAGGCCCTGCGCACCGTTAAAAGTTGTGTCGGTTCCACCTGGTGCCGTTTTGGATTGCACGACAGTGTAAGCTTTGCCGTACGTGTGGAAAACCGGTATAAAGGTTTAAGGGCGCCGCATAAGATCAAATCAGCGGTTTCCGGCTGTATCCGGGAATGTGCCGAAGCACAATCCAAAGACTTTGGCATTATTGCCACCGAAAAAGGCTGGAACCTGTATGTATGCGGTAACGGCGGCTCCAAGCCCCAGCATGCCCTGCTGCTGGCCGCCGATATCGATTCCGAAACCTGCATCCGGTATATCGACCGGTTCCTGATGTTCTACATCAAAACAGCCGATCCCCTTACCCGTACCGCCACCTGGCTGAATAAAATGGAAGGAGGCATCGACTACCTGAGAAATGTAGTCGTGCATGACAGTCTGGGTATCGCCGCCGAACTGGAGGCACAAATGCAAACACTTGCAGATCACTACGAGTGTGAATGGAAAAAAGCGGTGGAAACACCGGAGCTGCGGAAACGGTTTACGCATTTTATCAATGCGCCCGAGACCAAGGACCCTACCGTAGCATTTGAAACAATGCGGGGGCAAAAGAAAGCCGCCGCCTGGTAA
- a CDS encoding SelT/SelW/SelH family protein codes for MKPEITIEYCPKCKWLLRAAYIAQELLTTFEEELKGVSLQPDTVSGRFQILLDGECIFDRKRDGGFPEIKELKQRVRDRVCPDKSLGHSDTEHRRHES; via the coding sequence ATGAAACCGGAAATAACAATAGAGTATTGCCCGAAATGTAAATGGCTGCTGCGTGCTGCCTATATCGCACAGGAGCTGCTGACCACCTTTGAGGAAGAACTGAAAGGCGTAAGCCTGCAGCCTGATACGGTCAGCGGCCGTTTTCAGATACTGCTGGATGGTGAGTGTATCTTCGACCGGAAACGCGATGGCGGCTTCCCGGAAATAAAGGAACTGAAACAACGGGTACGCGACCGCGTCTGTCCGGACAAAAGCCTGGGACATAGCGATACTGAACATCGCCGGCACGAATCCTGA
- a CDS encoding MBL fold metallo-hydrolase: MSYPPLHITFLGTGTSSGVPMVACDCPVCQSGDPKDNRLRSSILIQSPETTLVVDTGPDFRTQLLRQSVKKLDAVVLTHSHKDHIAGLDEVRAFNYFQQKPMELFATCATLDRVKMEFDYAFSEHRIAGVPSINLNYIDEQTIFETGDLQIEPIPVWHMRMPVLGFRFGPFTYITDANRIDEASREKIRGSKVLVLNALRHEPHVSHFTLKEAIALADELEIPQTYFTHISHQMGFHEEVTALLPAGRNLAFDGLQIDLLNS, translated from the coding sequence ATGTCTTACCCACCTCTTCATATTACTTTTTTGGGTACCGGAACCAGCTCCGGTGTGCCGATGGTTGCCTGCGACTGCCCGGTTTGTCAATCCGGAGACCCGAAGGATAACCGCCTGCGATCCAGCATCCTCATCCAGTCTCCTGAAACCACGCTGGTGGTGGATACCGGTCCGGATTTCCGCACCCAGCTGTTGCGCCAGTCAGTGAAGAAACTGGATGCTGTTGTTCTTACCCATTCGCATAAGGATCATATTGCCGGACTGGATGAAGTGCGGGCCTTTAACTATTTTCAGCAAAAGCCCATGGAGCTTTTTGCAACCTGCGCCACGCTCGACCGGGTAAAAATGGAATTTGATTATGCCTTCAGTGAGCACCGCATCGCGGGAGTACCTTCCATCAACCTGAACTATATTGATGAGCAAACGATTTTTGAAACCGGCGATCTGCAGATCGAACCCATTCCCGTATGGCATATGCGGATGCCGGTATTGGGCTTCCGGTTTGGCCCCTTCACCTATATCACCGATGCCAACCGGATCGATGAAGCCTCCCGGGAAAAGATACGTGGCTCAAAAGTGCTGGTGCTGAACGCGCTGCGTCATGAGCCCCATGTTTCTCATTTTACCTTAAAAGAAGCCATCGCGCTGGCTGATGAACTAGAGATCCCGCAGACCTATTTTACCCATATCTCCCACCAGATGGGCTTCCACGAGGAAGTAACCGCCCTATTGCCGGCGGGCAGGAATCTGGCCTTTGACGGCTTACAGATCGATTTATTGAACAGCTGA
- a CDS encoding DoxX family protein, whose translation MKKTKILYWTFTGLIVLLDGVIPALTSHTELAKQGISHLGYPDYFRVLLTVFKVTGALLLALPFFKGRVKEWAYAGFTFNFISAAVSHTVVDGFGGQTIFPLVALGILAASYHYYHKLRRSAAQHVRNAGMQYSIG comes from the coding sequence ATGAAAAAGACAAAAATCCTTTACTGGACATTTACAGGACTGATCGTATTGTTGGACGGCGTTATCCCGGCCCTGACCTCTCATACAGAACTTGCAAAGCAGGGCATCAGTCACCTGGGTTATCCGGATTATTTCCGGGTACTGCTGACCGTTTTCAAGGTAACCGGTGCATTGCTGCTGGCCCTGCCCTTCTTTAAAGGACGTGTTAAGGAATGGGCCTATGCAGGGTTTACGTTTAACTTTATAAGCGCTGCAGTTTCACACACCGTAGTAGATGGCTTTGGCGGGCAAACGATATTTCCCCTGGTGGCCCTCGGTATCCTGGCAGCTTCCTATCATTATTATCACAAGCTCCGCCGGTCGGCGGCACAGCATGTACGGAACGCGGGAATGCAATACAGCATCGGGTAG